A region of Rhodamnia argentea isolate NSW1041297 chromosome 9, ASM2092103v1, whole genome shotgun sequence DNA encodes the following proteins:
- the LOC115733252 gene encoding disease resistance protein L6-like, protein MVFHCGSYGDVIKLIVEEVVQKLKTKYRFVTEHLVGIDDRVAALTELLDIGSNNVRLIGIHGMGGIGKTTLAKIVENAFWMHDQLRDLGREIICRENPISPGERSRIWIDKEVVIAMKTKEVKKNVQALNVDLYKSDLKTIRSEEIERFEHLRYLKLNWGTFHGNLANSLTNLRWIFWSNPPHRLFFKPTNMCLNNVVVIEFSDNAFIDNSKLQSLIKMAGKLKVLSLKRCHGINKTPDFSGCPNLERLNFERCSNLRKLDGSIGMFKSLIDLKIRACRSLGNLPNEIGNLVNLKHFSVEECPVKNLPDSIWKLKSLCELHFDNDYITAHYANSWELPSAIMLQKNLEVLRIRSPNLKGGLPSAIGNLSFLRVLCLLCTCISELPKTVRMLSRPQTLELLNCDEIQELPTLPPSLNNLRVSSESLQVVPAPLESTNLVLLDLDDGSSWKQEGKICNGDLVGMGKLSKLNKLKLELLNVPASAELASLSQLKELCLSSLDLRTPVQLPSSLLKLQVAKFNSAVSLSSRLENLSSLELTSSQVQEIQLSGLQLHNLTELILRGGDCETLERLKLSNLMKLKTVDVAYCAKLVEIQFVGAFESLELLSIKKCESFGGLGYAGEAESADELTMEEGRLILPSMVLCKLRWFRLDHCPKILQIQVLGTSNCGKNFFVMDCRLLQSVRGLSNLKKLKQLYIRDYDGLQVVEGLDELEVH, encoded by the exons ATGGTTTTCCATTGTGGCAGCTACGGTGACGTGATTAAATTGATCGTTGAGGAGGTCGTGCAAAAGCTGAAGACAAAATATAGATTCGTGACTGAACATttagttggaattgatgatcgAGTTGCAGCACTAACTGAACTGTTAGACATCGGCTCTAACAATGTGCGGCTCATTGGAATTCATGGCATGGGGGGTATCGGTAAAACAACTCTAGCCAAA ATCGTGGAAAATGCGTTttggatgcacgatcaactAAGAGATCTTGGAAGGGAAATCATTTGTCGAGAAAATCCAATAAGTCCTGGAGAGCGAAGTAGGATATGGATTGACAAGGAGGTCGTCATTGCAATGAAGACAAAGGAG GTGAAGAAGAACGTTCAAGCACTGAATGTTGACCTATACAAAAGTGATCTTAAGACTATTAGAAGTGAAGAGATTGAGAGGTTTGAACATTTAAGGTACCTCAAATTAAATTGGGGAACCTTCCATGGTAACTTAGCGAATAGTCTTACCAATTTAAGATGGATTTTCTGGAGTAATCCTCCTCATCGGTTGTTTTTTAAGCCAACCAATATGTGCTTAAATAATGTGGTAGTTATTGAATTTTCAGACAATGCGTTCATAGATAATTCGAAACTACAAAGCTTAATCAAG ATGGCAGggaaattgaaagttctttctcttaAAAGGTGTCATGGCATAAACAAAACGCCGGACTTCTCCGGATGCCCAAATTTAGAGAGGCTTAATTTCGAAAGATGTTCCAATTTAAGGAAACTTGATGGCTCTATTGGGATGTTCAAGTCTTTGATTGACCTGAAGATTAGAGCTTGCCGTTCTCTTGGAAATTTGCCCAATGAAATCGGGAACCTAGTGAATCTGAAGCACTTCTCGGTCGAGGAGTGTCCAGTGAAGAACCTACCGGATTCCATATGGAAGTTGAAATCATTATGTGAGTTGCACTTTGACAATGACTATATTACAGCACATTACGCAAATTCTTGGGAGTTACCTAGTGCTATAATGCTTCAGAAGAACCTAGAAGTGCTTCGAATCCGTAGTCCCAATTTAAAAGGTGGACTTCCTTCGGCAATTGGAAATTTGTCCTTTCTAAGAGTCCTATGCTTGTTATGCACTTGCATAAGTGAACTTCCAAAGACAGTTAGAATGCTTTCTCGCCCGCAAACGCTCGAGTTACTGAATTGTGATGAGATTCAAGAGCTGCCGACGCTTCCTCCAAGTTTAAACAATCTACGAGTGTCATCCGAATCATTGCAAGTAGTCCCAGCACCTCTCGAATCGACTAATTTGGTTCTGTTGGACCTTGATGATGGCTCTAGTTGGAAACAGGAAGGTAAAATTTGCAATGGTGATTTAGTGGGAATGGGGAAGTTATCCAAACTGAACAAGTTGAAATTGGAACTTCTCAATGTCCCCGCTTCGGCTGAGTTGGCTTCCCTTTCTCAGTTAAAGGAACTTTGTTTGTCTAGTTTGGACTTGCGAACACCGGTGCAGCTTCCATCGTCTCTATTAAAGTTACAGGTGGCTAAGTTCAATTCAGCCGTGTCACTCTCATCCAGATtagaaaacttgtcaagtttagaGCTCACATCGTCCcaagtgcaagaaattcaacTCAGCGGTCTTCAACTTCACAATTTAACGGAGCTGATTCTGAGAGGCGGTGATTGTGAAACCTTGGAGAGACTCAAGCTATCAAACTTGATGAAGCTCAAAACCGTCGACGTGGCATATTGTGCAAAGCTTGTTGAGATCCAATTTGTTGGGGCGTTTGAATCATTGGAGTTATTAAGTATCAAGAAGTGTGAGTCCTTTGGAGGGTTAGGGTACGCGGGTGAAGCAGAGTCTGCTGATGAGTTGACTATGGAGGAAGGGAGACTAATTCTTCCGTCAATGGTATTATGTAAGTTGCGATGGTTCCGTCTTGATCATTGCCCTAAGATACTCCAAATTCAAGTACTCGGTACATCGAATTGTGGAAAGAATTTTTTCGTAATGGATTGTCGTCTCTTGCAAAGTGTTCGGGGTTTATCAAACTTAAAGAAGCTTAAGCAGTTATACATCCGGGACTACGATGGTCTACAGGTTGTCGAGGGCCTTGACGAGTTAGAGGTACATTGA